In the genome of Helicobacter kayseriensis, one region contains:
- the rpsL gene encoding 30S ribosomal protein S12, giving the protein MPTINQLIRKERKKVVKKTKSPALMECPQRRGVCTRVYTTTPKKPNSALRKVAKVKLTSKVEVISYIPGEGHNLQEHSIVLVRGGRVKDLPGVKYHIIRGALDTAGVAKRTVSRSKYGAKKAKADKK; this is encoded by the coding sequence GTGCCTACGATAAATCAATTGATTAGAAAAGAAAGAAAAAAAGTTGTCAAGAAGACAAAATCTCCAGCGTTAATGGAGTGTCCTCAAAGAAGAGGAGTTTGTACTCGTGTATATACTACAACTCCTAAAAAACCAAACTCAGCTTTGAGAAAAGTTGCAAAAGTAAAATTAACAAGCAAGGTCGAAGTGATTAGCTATATTCCTGGTGAGGGTCATAACTTGCAAGAGCACTCTATTGTTTTGGTTAGAGGGGGAAGGGTGAAGGACTTGCCAGGTGTAAAATATCACATTATTAGAGGGGCTCTAGATACAGCTGGTGTTGCAAAGAGAACTGTATCACGCAGTAAATATGGTGCAAAAAAAGCAAAAGCAGATAAAAAATAA
- the rpsG gene encoding 30S ribosomal protein S7, with protein sequence MRRRKAPVREVLGDPVYGNKVVTKFINKMMYDGKKSVAEKIIYAAFNKIEEKSGEKGIETFEKALEKVKPLVEVRSRRVGGATYQVPVEVRPARQQSLSIRWILEATRKRNERTMIDRLANELIDAANDRGAAFKKREDVHKMAEANKAFAHYRW encoded by the coding sequence ATGAGAAGAAGAAAAGCTCCAGTTAGAGAGGTTTTGGGTGATCCAGTTTATGGAAACAAGGTTGTGACAAAATTCATCAACAAAATGATGTATGACGGAAAGAAAAGTGTTGCTGAAAAAATTATTTATGCAGCATTTAACAAGATTGAAGAAAAAAGTGGAGAAAAGGGAATTGAGACTTTTGAAAAAGCCCTTGAAAAAGTTAAGCCTCTTGTAGAAGTTAGAAGTCGAAGAGTTGGGGGAGCGACTTATCAAGTCCCGGTTGAAGTGCGCCCCGCAAGACAACAATCTCTTTCTATTCGTTGGATTTTGGAAGCAACAAGAAAGAGAAATGAGAGAACAATGATTGATCGTTTGGCAAATGAGCTTATTGATGCAGCCAATGATAGAGGTGCAGCATTTAAAAAACGAGAAGATGTTCATAAAATGGCTGAAGCTAACAAAGCCTTTGCTCACTATCGCTGGTAA
- the fusA gene encoding elongation factor G — MARKTPLNRIRNIGIAAHIDAGKTTTSERILFYTGVSHKIGEVHDGAATMDWMEQEKERGITITSAATTCFWKDCQINLIDTPGHVDFTIEVERSMRVLDGAVAVFCSVGGVQPQSETVWRQANKYGVPRMVFVNKMDRIGANFYNVEEQIKARLKANPVPINIPIGAEDSFKGVVDLIAMKAIVWNDETMGAKYDIEEIPADLVDKANEYREKLVEAAAEQDEALMEKYLGGEELSVEEIKKGIKAGCLSMNLVPMLCGSSFKNKGVQTLLDAVIDFLPAPTEVADIKGIDPKTEEEISVQSGDNGEFAGLAFKIMTDPFVGQLTFVRVYRGMLESGSYVLNSTKGKKERVGRLLKMHSNKREDIKEVYAGEICAFVGLKDTLTGDTLCSEKDPVILERMEFPEPVIHIAVEPKTKADQEKMAVALGKLAEEDPSFRVSTQEETGQTLIGGMGELHLEIIVDRLKREFKVEAEIGQPQVAFRETIRSSVEQECKYAKQSGGRGQYGHVFIKLEPKEAGSGYEFVNEISGGVIPKEYIPAVDKGIQEAMQNGVLAGYPVVDFKITLFDGSYHDVDSSEMAFKIAGSMAFKDACRKANPVLLEPMMKVEVEVPEEYMGDVIGDLNRRRGQINSMDDRMGLKIVNAFVPLAEMFGYSTDLRSATQGRGTYTMEFDHYGEVPSNIAKEITEQRKG; from the coding sequence ATGGCAAGAAAAACCCCTTTAAATCGAATTAGAAATATTGGTATTGCTGCACACATTGATGCAGGTAAAACAACAACTTCTGAAAGAATTTTGTTTTATACAGGTGTAAGCCATAAGATTGGTGAAGTCCATGATGGTGCTGCGACAATGGATTGGATGGAGCAAGAAAAAGAAAGAGGAATTACAATTACTTCAGCTGCAACAACATGTTTTTGGAAGGATTGCCAAATCAACCTGATTGATACTCCTGGACACGTAGATTTTACAATTGAAGTTGAGCGTTCTATGAGGGTTTTGGACGGAGCTGTTGCTGTGTTTTGTTCTGTAGGTGGAGTTCAGCCTCAGAGTGAAACAGTCTGGAGACAAGCTAATAAATATGGTGTTCCACGCATGGTTTTTGTTAACAAAATGGATAGGATAGGAGCTAACTTCTATAATGTAGAAGAGCAAATTAAAGCAAGACTTAAGGCCAATCCTGTGCCAATCAACATCCCAATCGGGGCAGAAGATAGCTTTAAGGGTGTTGTTGATCTTATTGCGATGAAAGCAATTGTTTGGAATGATGAAACAATGGGGGCAAAATACGATATTGAAGAAATCCCCGCAGATTTGGTCGATAAAGCTAATGAGTATCGAGAGAAACTTGTAGAAGCTGCTGCAGAGCAAGATGAAGCTTTGATGGAAAAATATCTTGGTGGAGAAGAATTGAGTGTTGAGGAAATCAAGAAAGGGATTAAAGCTGGATGCTTGAGTATGAATCTTGTTCCAATGCTTTGTGGATCTTCTTTTAAAAATAAAGGTGTTCAAACATTGCTTGATGCAGTGATTGATTTCTTGCCTGCTCCAACAGAAGTTGCTGATATTAAAGGTATTGATCCAAAAACTGAAGAAGAAATTAGTGTTCAATCTGGGGATAATGGAGAGTTTGCTGGTCTTGCTTTCAAAATCATGACAGATCCATTTGTGGGACAATTGACTTTTGTGCGTGTTTATCGAGGAATGCTTGAATCTGGAAGCTATGTACTCAACTCAACTAAAGGCAAGAAAGAAAGAGTTGGACGTCTTCTTAAAATGCATTCAAATAAAAGAGAAGATATTAAAGAAGTTTATGCGGGAGAAATTTGCGCATTTGTTGGCTTGAAGGATACGCTAACTGGAGATACACTTTGTTCTGAAAAAGATCCTGTAATCTTGGAAAGAATGGAGTTCCCAGAGCCTGTAATTCATATTGCTGTTGAGCCAAAGACAAAAGCAGATCAAGAAAAAATGGCAGTAGCTCTTGGAAAGCTTGCTGAAGAAGATCCCAGCTTTAGAGTAAGTACTCAAGAAGAAACTGGTCAGACTCTGATTGGTGGAATGGGTGAGTTGCATCTTGAAATTATTGTCGATCGTTTGAAGCGTGAATTTAAGGTTGAAGCAGAGATTGGACAACCTCAAGTTGCGTTCCGTGAAACAATTAGAAGTTCTGTAGAGCAAGAATGCAAATATGCTAAGCAATCTGGTGGTCGTGGACAATACGGACACGTCTTTATTAAGCTTGAACCCAAAGAGGCTGGAAGTGGATATGAATTTGTCAATGAGATCTCTGGTGGGGTGATTCCAAAAGAATATATTCCTGCTGTTGATAAAGGGATTCAAGAGGCTATGCAAAATGGTGTATTGGCTGGCTATCCTGTCGTTGATTTTAAAATTACATTGTTTGATGGAAGCTATCACGATGTGGATAGTTCGGAAATGGCATTTAAGATCGCAGGATCTATGGCATTTAAAGATGCGTGCCGCAAAGCAAATCCTGTATTGCTTGAACCAATGATGAAAGTAGAAGTAGAGGTTCCTGAGGAATATATGGGTGATGTGATTGGGGATCTCAATCGAAGAAGAGGACAAATTAACTCAATGGATGATCGTATGGGATTAAAGATTGTCAATGCCTTTGTTCCTTTGGCTGAGATGTTTGGCTACTCTACAGATCTTCGATCAGCAACTCAGGGGCGCGGTACTTATACAATGGAATTTGATCATTATGGTGAAGTTCCTTCAAATATTGCAAAAGAAATTACAGAGCAAAGAAAGGGATAA
- a CDS encoding motility associated factor glycosyltransferase family protein, protein MKLIDLLQTSNQTLIESTLQKRFSQNLTFFSSINPKLYEKLLLPPQNYNLFFDQEGINLIHLPNHSFVYPKTNHQHLFLQTHLDLAHSPLQNPKWLLSHNHLYLQKMDTNRFPITGEVINQMIDSLDQLGGVGHFHLPSSFLPNTCIYGALGGLFLQILIDEGVFFHSLLWFEEEIDFFRIALFFVDFPLLFERCAKRSCYLFVQDLISRHLIKQYFQSHKITNNFLRLELSLYSSPKIENAKQIVHEMHAKNSRGWGSFEDEVIGLKNTLHNLASPPPILSAPRRIDIPICVVGNGSSLNSFIPFIQKNQDKMIIFSCGTALKVLKNHHIRPDFQIEIERIDYLYDVLKDAPLDDTPLIAGNMINPSALALAKEKFLFMRGGSASAYLIRSFILELSSPFVGNAGVALACALGSDVILCGLDCGYIEGQSKHAKGSFYGEETTEIPRDAFEVQGNQNKKVYSTSIFSLSSEMMSLAINHFKPNHVLNLGDGAYIQGSRSIKVEEFELKPKNKTQAIDLLKQCFSKPSTQFDKKEFINQCQTFIDRLKEMLQVSIHSKEELFTLIDSIYYFCLSQSASNPSIGTLFEGSVSHILHSLMLCALHYPHNLITPLYAQCLDLILIALDKYKLKLRLIL, encoded by the coding sequence ATGAAACTCATTGATCTTTTGCAAACTTCCAATCAAACCCTCATAGAATCGACACTACAAAAACGCTTTTCTCAAAATCTCACTTTTTTTTCCTCTATCAATCCAAAACTTTATGAAAAGCTTCTGCTCCCTCCCCAAAACTACAATCTCTTTTTTGATCAAGAAGGCATCAATCTCATTCATCTTCCCAATCATTCTTTTGTTTATCCCAAGACCAATCACCAACATTTATTTTTGCAAACTCACCTAGATCTTGCACACTCCCCTTTGCAAAATCCCAAATGGCTTCTTTCGCACAACCATCTCTATCTACAAAAAATGGATACAAATCGTTTCCCAATCACAGGAGAAGTCATCAATCAAATGATTGATTCTCTAGATCAGCTTGGAGGAGTTGGACACTTTCACCTTCCCTCATCATTTTTGCCAAATACTTGTATCTATGGGGCTTTAGGGGGGCTATTTCTTCAAATTCTAATTGATGAGGGAGTATTTTTTCATTCTCTTTTGTGGTTTGAAGAAGAAATTGATTTCTTTCGTATTGCCCTATTTTTTGTAGATTTCCCACTTCTTTTTGAAAGATGTGCCAAACGCTCTTGCTATCTCTTCGTGCAAGATCTCATCAGTCGTCATCTCATCAAACAATATTTTCAATCTCACAAAATCACAAACAATTTTTTACGACTTGAGCTTTCTCTTTATTCCTCTCCAAAGATTGAAAATGCCAAGCAAATCGTGCATGAAATGCATGCAAAAAATTCTCGCGGTTGGGGAAGTTTTGAAGATGAAGTCATTGGACTTAAAAACACACTTCACAATCTCGCCTCACCTCCCCCCATCCTATCTGCCCCTAGGCGAATTGATATTCCCATATGTGTGGTTGGCAATGGCTCAAGTCTCAATAGCTTCATTCCTTTTATTCAAAAAAACCAAGATAAAATGATTATTTTTAGTTGTGGAACCGCACTTAAAGTGCTCAAAAATCATCATATTCGACCAGATTTTCAAATTGAAATTGAACGCATTGACTATCTTTATGATGTCCTCAAAGATGCCCCATTGGATGACACTCCACTAATTGCAGGGAATATGATCAACCCATCTGCCCTTGCCCTAGCAAAAGAAAAGTTTCTCTTTATGCGAGGAGGAAGCGCAAGCGCATATTTAATCCGCTCTTTTATTCTTGAGCTTAGCTCACCTTTTGTAGGAAATGCTGGAGTTGCACTTGCCTGCGCATTAGGAAGCGATGTGATTTTATGTGGATTGGATTGCGGATACATTGAAGGACAAAGCAAACATGCCAAGGGCAGTTTTTATGGAGAGGAGACAACAGAGATTCCAAGAGATGCTTTTGAAGTCCAAGGGAATCAAAACAAAAAAGTTTATTCCACTTCTATTTTTTCTCTCTCATCAGAGATGATGAGTTTAGCAATCAACCACTTTAAACCCAATCATGTTCTCAATCTCGGAGATGGAGCCTACATTCAAGGAAGTAGAAGCATAAAAGTTGAGGAATTTGAACTTAAACCCAAAAATAAAACTCAGGCAATTGATTTATTAAAACAATGCTTTTCTAAGCCCTCTACACAATTTGATAAAAAAGAATTTATCAACCAATGTCAGACCTTTATTGATCGGCTTAAAGAAATGCTTCAAGTCTCAATTCATAGTAAAGAAGAACTTTTCACCCTTATTGATTCTATTTATTATTTTTGTCTATCTCAAAGCGCATCCAATCCTAGTATCGGAACCCTTTTTGAAGGAAGCGTCTCACATATTTTGCATAGCCTAATGCTCTGTGCACTTCACTATCCACACAATCTCATCACTCCACTTTATGCACAATGTCTTGATTTGATTCTTATTGCACTTGATAAATACAAACTTAAATTAAGGCTTATTCTTTAA
- a CDS encoding RNA polymerase factor sigma-54: protein MKTGLRLNQSTKTKLSTTLKNWLPILQSSNEELEETLNEMIKDNPYAEVKNHSMQTFTHQNAQNKIPKKSKGAPEGFENFCFYEESLYQILQDQIAPPLFPTPLSQEIAQEIIENLNQEGYFEGDLEKIAQNHFCSSCEVEKIRKRFAYLEPYGIGALDCFESFHFQLQQSELNGDAYTLADEILQDLNNHFKYKNHPLYLQVMQTIKSFKNPPAIDFLAQEQYIKPDLFVYFDEGKIEVKLNDFASPSIEIDSSIQLMASKNIQEQFIKTKLKEARLLVDALEMRKATLQKIGLMIVEYQYDFFHGGEIKPMKLKDLADEFGHAPSTISRAISNKYLECDRGIFPIKSFFSTALDEDISNSAIKDFILDLIKNENRKKPLSDSKILELIEAKFGIKIVRRTITKYRQKLNIASSSERKKLYEMSL from the coding sequence ATGAAAACAGGCCTAAGGCTCAACCAAAGCACAAAAACAAAACTCTCCACAACACTTAAAAATTGGCTTCCCATCCTTCAAAGCTCCAATGAGGAACTTGAGGAAACACTCAATGAGATGATTAAAGACAACCCTTATGCAGAAGTCAAAAATCATTCAATGCAAACTTTTACACATCAAAATGCACAAAATAAGATTCCCAAAAAAAGCAAAGGTGCTCCGGAAGGATTTGAAAATTTTTGCTTTTATGAGGAGAGTCTTTATCAAATCCTGCAAGATCAAATTGCACCCCCTTTATTTCCCACACCCCTCTCCCAAGAAATTGCACAAGAAATCATTGAGAATCTTAATCAAGAGGGATACTTTGAGGGTGATTTGGAAAAAATTGCACAAAATCACTTTTGTTCTTCTTGTGAGGTAGAAAAAATTCGCAAACGCTTTGCTTATCTTGAACCCTACGGAATTGGCGCACTAGATTGCTTTGAATCATTTCATTTTCAACTACAGCAAAGCGAACTCAATGGAGATGCTTATACATTGGCAGATGAAATTTTGCAAGATCTCAATAATCACTTTAAATACAAAAACCATCCCCTCTATCTTCAAGTAATGCAAACCATCAAAAGCTTCAAAAACCCTCCAGCTATTGACTTTCTAGCCCAAGAACAATATATCAAGCCCGATTTATTTGTCTACTTTGATGAAGGAAAGATTGAAGTCAAACTCAATGATTTTGCCTCTCCCAGTATTGAAATTGACTCCTCTATCCAACTTATGGCATCTAAAAACATTCAAGAGCAATTCATCAAAACCAAACTCAAAGAGGCTCGATTGCTTGTTGATGCTCTTGAAATGAGAAAAGCAACACTGCAAAAGATTGGCTTAATGATTGTGGAATATCAATATGACTTTTTTCATGGAGGCGAAATCAAACCCATGAAACTAAAAGATTTAGCCGATGAGTTTGGACATGCGCCAAGCACCATATCAAGAGCGATCTCGAACAAATACTTAGAATGCGATCGAGGAATCTTTCCTATCAAAAGTTTTTTTTCTACTGCACTTGATGAAGATATCAGCAATAGCGCGATCAAAGATTTTATTTTGGATCTTATTAAAAATGAAAATCGCAAAAAACCTCTCAGTGATTCTAAAATTCTAGAACTGATTGAAGCGAAATTTGGCATCAAAATCGTGCGAAGAACAATCACAAAATACAGACAAAAACTCAATATTGCAAGCTCAAGTGAGCGCAAAAAGTTATATGAGATGAGCCTATGA
- the lptB gene encoding LPS export ABC transporter ATP-binding protein produces MNVLKAIHLSKQIKKTNIVNDVSVEVKSGEVVGLLGPNGAGKTTTFYMICGLLRPTSGNVYLNDIEISHYPLHKRSNLGIGYLPQESSIFKELSVEENLMLSAEISIKDKKERRHMIEEMLSAFNIEPIRARKGVSLSGGERRRVEIARALVKNPKFVLLDEPFAGVDPLAVIDIQKIIEKLVSMDIGVLITDHNVRETLAVCDQAYVIKSGTLLTSGKASEIYNDELVRKHYLGENFKA; encoded by the coding sequence ATGAACGTCTTAAAAGCCATTCATCTTAGCAAACAAATCAAAAAAACAAATATTGTCAATGATGTTTCTGTAGAGGTAAAAAGCGGTGAAGTTGTTGGACTTTTAGGACCTAATGGAGCAGGAAAAACAACGACTTTTTATATGATCTGTGGCCTTTTGAGACCCACAAGTGGCAATGTTTATCTTAACGATATAGAGATTTCTCATTATCCATTACATAAACGCTCCAATCTTGGCATTGGCTATCTCCCACAAGAATCAAGCATCTTCAAAGAGCTGAGCGTAGAAGAAAATCTAATGCTAAGTGCAGAAATTTCTATCAAAGACAAAAAAGAAAGACGGCATATGATTGAAGAGATGCTCAGTGCTTTTAATATCGAGCCTATTCGAGCTAGAAAAGGAGTTAGTTTAAGTGGAGGAGAAAGACGCAGAGTAGAAATTGCACGCGCTCTAGTCAAAAATCCAAAATTTGTTTTGCTAGATGAACCATTTGCGGGTGTTGATCCACTAGCTGTCATTGATATTCAAAAAATTATTGAAAAGCTTGTCTCTATGGATATTGGTGTCCTCATCACTGATCACAATGTGCGAGAAACTTTGGCAGTTTGTGATCAAGCCTATGTCATCAAAAGTGGAACACTTCTTACAAGTGGAAAGGCTAGCGAGATCTACAATGACGAACTGGTTCGCAAACATTATCTAGGCGAAAACTTCAAAGCATGA
- the tsaE gene encoding tRNA (adenosine(37)-N6)-threonylcarbamoyltransferase complex ATPase subunit type 1 TsaE: MQIFSSLQQTINHLIPLLSPHHIVLLRGDLASGKTTLIQNLAQKINLSFPVTSPTFGIQNIYSSSSLTLFHYDLYRKSLAECLELGLLDMLDTQGWHFVEWGDETLEGILKESGFAMIIVTIVKNGTNRTYRISQ, encoded by the coding sequence GTGCAGATCTTTTCTTCCTTGCAACAAACAATTAATCATCTCATTCCCCTTCTTTCTCCCCACCACATTGTCTTATTACGCGGAGATTTAGCAAGCGGAAAAACAACCCTTATTCAAAACCTTGCTCAAAAAATCAACCTCTCCTTCCCAGTAACCTCCCCAACATTTGGGATCCAGAACATCTACTCATCTAGCTCGCTTACCCTTTTTCATTATGATTTGTATCGCAAATCACTCGCAGAATGTCTTGAATTAGGATTATTGGATATGCTTGATACTCAAGGATGGCATTTTGTTGAATGGGGAGATGAAACACTAGAAGGAATCCTAAAAGAAAGTGGTTTTGCTATGATTATTGTTACAATTGTCAAAAACGGAACAAATCGAACCTACAGGATATCTCAATGA
- a CDS encoding DNA polymerase III subunit gamma/tau, which produces MTLALKYRPTQFQDLVGQHSVSQTLSLALNQNKISNAYLFSGLRGSGKTSSARIFARALQCDQGPTSTPCGICDNCKASLEGRHIDIIELDAASNRKIDDIRDLIEQTKYKPGFGRYKIFIIDEVHMLTKEAFNALLKTLEEPPSFVKFILATTDPLLLPATILSRTQHFRFKKIPHKNVIEHIAHILQKEQIPYEEEALNMIARSGSGSLRDTLTLLEQAIIFGDNQITLSGVTDMLGIIDPQILEKFFDAIVTKNEAQANELLNLMQEYECEMVLDEMLLFLKEKALTKTFNTTLLNRFFSILAQSKTLLSLNSDGEFVLILSLLKMQEATKLRDIHTLISSFEQHTLPELQNHPTTQSQNTPPQTEQTQPNTEIQSYTQDSSSPHHPPFQSLVERLYDRHYHLGECFEKNIQFIDFKDSILLLKSIATLQEDKNLLREQFPLIKTFVHQIFGEQTQIKFQQDSTHNTSHLSPSNTHLPDLSHSPESNPSTPPNQTSPQIQQTQEEPASSSSPNPPASPQTFAIKHQTLLGNLKKHLQVDLTTAKRI; this is translated from the coding sequence ATGACACTTGCTCTCAAATATCGCCCCACTCAATTTCAAGATTTGGTTGGACAACATAGCGTTTCTCAGACACTTTCGCTTGCCCTCAATCAAAATAAAATTTCCAATGCTTATCTTTTTAGTGGCTTAAGAGGAAGTGGGAAAACAAGTTCGGCTCGGATCTTTGCCCGCGCATTGCAATGCGATCAAGGGCCTACAAGCACACCTTGTGGAATCTGTGATAACTGCAAAGCTTCACTTGAAGGAAGGCATATTGATATTATCGAGCTTGATGCTGCATCAAATCGCAAAATCGATGATATTCGAGATCTTATTGAACAAACCAAATATAAACCTGGCTTTGGGCGTTATAAAATTTTTATCATCGATGAAGTTCATATGCTGACAAAAGAGGCTTTTAATGCTCTTTTAAAGACCCTAGAAGAACCTCCTTCTTTTGTCAAATTTATTCTTGCCACAACAGACCCTCTTTTGCTTCCTGCGACTATTCTTAGCCGAACTCAGCATTTTAGATTCAAAAAAATCCCTCATAAAAATGTCATCGAACACATTGCGCACATTTTGCAAAAAGAACAAATCCCTTATGAAGAAGAAGCGCTCAATATGATTGCGCGTAGCGGATCAGGAAGCCTTAGAGATACACTCACACTGCTTGAGCAAGCCATTATTTTTGGAGATAATCAAATCACGCTTAGTGGTGTAACAGATATGCTTGGCATCATCGATCCACAAATTCTAGAAAAATTTTTTGATGCTATTGTTACAAAAAATGAAGCTCAAGCAAATGAGCTTCTTAATCTTATGCAGGAATATGAGTGCGAAATGGTGCTTGATGAGATGCTCCTTTTTCTCAAAGAAAAAGCATTGACAAAAACTTTCAACACCACTTTACTCAATCGTTTTTTCTCTATCCTTGCTCAAAGTAAAACTCTCCTTTCGCTCAACAGTGATGGAGAGTTTGTTTTGATTTTGAGCCTCCTTAAAATGCAAGAAGCTACAAAACTTAGAGATATTCACACTCTTATTTCTTCTTTTGAGCAACACACTTTGCCTGAATTGCAAAACCATCCCACTACCCAAAGTCAAAATACTCCACCCCAAACAGAACAAACTCAGCCAAATACAGAAATACAAAGCTATACACAAGACTCATCATCCCCCCATCACCCCCCCTTTCAATCTCTTGTTGAAAGACTTTATGATAGGCACTATCATCTTGGAGAATGCTTTGAAAAAAATATTCAATTCATCGATTTTAAAGATTCTATTCTTCTTCTTAAGAGCATTGCAACCCTTCAAGAAGATAAAAATCTACTCAGAGAACAATTTCCTCTCATCAAAACATTTGTCCACCAAATCTTTGGAGAACAAACCCAAATCAAATTTCAGCAAGATTCTACTCACAATACATCTCATCTCTCGCCAAGCAATACACATCTTCCAGATTTATCTCACTCGCCAGAATCTAATCCATCTACGCCACCCAATCAAACCTCCCCTCAAATCCAACAAACCCAAGAAGAGCCCGCTAGCTCCTCTTCGCCCAATCCCCCAGCATCACCACAAACTTTTGCAATCAAACATCAAACACTTCTAGGCAATCTCAAAAAACATCTTCAAGTCGATTTAACGACCGCCAAAAGGATCTAA
- a CDS encoding trimeric intracellular cation channel family protein, whose protein sequence is MLIAVLFHMGIIAESMSGALAAGRHKMDLFGVFFISFATALGGGSIRDVLFNHYPLLWVQSPHYILIVLVSSLIATRIAYFINRLERLFLTFDAIGLAVFSTIGAKIVIGMGYDLTLAMIGAMITGSFGGILRDLFCNSMPLIFRKELYAFVAMLCGAIYWFSYPFLGEELATLCAIGIGFIVRMIAIRYKISLPTFIFETKEKS, encoded by the coding sequence ATGCTAATTGCAGTTTTATTTCATATGGGAATCATTGCAGAATCTATGAGTGGCGCATTGGCTGCTGGACGCCACAAAATGGATCTTTTTGGTGTATTTTTTATCTCTTTTGCAACAGCTTTAGGAGGAGGAAGCATTCGGGATGTCTTATTCAATCACTACCCTCTTTTATGGGTGCAATCTCCACACTATATTTTGATTGTTCTAGTTTCTTCTTTGATTGCAACGCGTATTGCCTACTTCATCAATCGATTAGAGCGATTGTTTCTTACTTTTGATGCTATTGGATTGGCTGTTTTTAGCACGATAGGGGCAAAAATTGTGATTGGAATGGGATATGACCTTACTTTAGCAATGATTGGAGCAATGATTACAGGAAGTTTTGGGGGAATCTTACGAGATTTATTTTGCAATAGCATGCCTCTAATTTTCAGAAAAGAACTCTATGCATTTGTCGCAATGCTTTGCGGGGCAATCTATTGGTTTTCTTATCCCTTTTTGGGAGAAGAGCTTGCAACTTTATGTGCAATTGGAATTGGTTTTATTGTAAGAATGATTGCGATTAGGTATAAAATCTCACTTCCTACTTTCATTTTTGAAACCAAAGAAAAATCATAG